The Arachis duranensis cultivar V14167 chromosome 2, aradu.V14167.gnm2.J7QH, whole genome shotgun sequence genome has a window encoding:
- the LOC107475223 gene encoding uncharacterized protein LOC107475223, producing the protein MERPITSKELREGGRACLSRESSTAHAVEHPRPSVQPNQMYTQTPERRPFGGTGADNAKIMQELRHRVQNLERELVARGQSHENAGHSHGGASRSHACTRSPSRAQDSQGRSLTRHEEAHTQATSKPTRSRSEGRGRSQKGETERQEDPVIMGATPFHPAILKVWLPRKFDKSTDMRYDGTKDPQEHVTAFEARINLEGVGDAVRCRAFPVTLAGPAIRWFNTLPQGSITTFADISQKFLARFTTRIGKAKHLINLLGVTQKPGEPTRKFLDRFNDECLEIDGLTDSVASLCLTNGLLNEDFRKHLTIKPVWTMQEIQSVAKEYINDEEVSQVVAANKRQPPSSSTQQAPQTDRYKEAPRDSSLNKPPKHPRIGRFTNYTPFTAPIVEVYQQIADKGILPRPRSLKERTGGNKNLYYDYHKGYGHKTQDCFDLKDALEQAIREGKLSEFSQLLREPRRREMERSEEERSRAVKPRQELPGNEGNPPTFVVNIVVGRDSPPKSKSAVRKDTRVFSISTDNPTTGKGHPTISFGPEDKWFNDLPKNPPMVVTAMVGT; encoded by the coding sequence ATGGAACGACCCATCACTTCGAAGGAGCTCCGCGAAGGAGGCAGAGCCTGTTTGAGCAGAGAAAGCTCGACAGCCCACGCTGTCGAGCACCCGAGACCATCCGTTCAACCCAACCAAATGTACACCCAAACCCCCGAAAGGCGCCCTTTCGGGGGAACTGGAGCTGACAACGCTAAGATCATGCAGGAACTCAGGCACAGAGTACAAAACCTTGAGCGGGAGTTGGTAGCGAGGGGCCAGTCCCATGAAAATGCCGGCCACTCACACGGCGGCGCAAGCCGGTCCCACGCCTGCACCCGCTCCCCCTCTCGCGCCCAAGATAGCCAGGGTAGAAGCCTGACGAGGCACGAAGAGGCGCACACGCAAGCAACATCCAAACCCACTCGAAGCAGGTCGGAAGGGCGTGGGAGGTCCCAAAAGGGAGAGACCGAGAGACAAGAAGACCCCGTCATCATGGGCGCAACCCCTTTTCACCCAGCAATCCTCAAGGTCTGGCTTCCGAGAAAATTCGACAAGTCGACGGACATGAGGTATGATGGGACCAAGGACCCCCAGGAGCATGTCACAGCCTTCGAAGCAAGGATAAATTTGGAAGGAGTAGGTGATGCCGTCAGATGCCGGGCATTCCCAGTAACGCTGGCCGGACCTGCGATCCGATGGTTCAACACGCTCCCACAAGGGTCCATCACAACCTTCGCAGACATATCCCAGAAGTTCCTAGCCCGGTTCACGACACGTATAGGCAAAGCGAAACACCTAATCAACCTATTGGGGGTCACCCAAAAACCAGGGGAGCCGACTAGGAAATTCCTAGACAGGTTTAACGACGAGTGCTTGGAGATCGACGGCCTCACGGATTCAGTTGCTAGCCTATGCCTAACAAATGGCCTACTAAACGAAGACTTTAGGAAGCACCTCACAATCAAACCCGTGTGGACCATGCAGGAAATTCAAAGCGTCGCCAAAGAATACATCAACGATGAAGAAGTTAGCCAGGTAGTAGCAGCCAATAAACGGCAGCCTCCTAGCTCGTCAACCCAACAGGCCCCCCAAACCGACAGGTACAAAGAAGCTCCCAGAGATAGCAGCCTAAACAAACCACCCAAGCACCCACGAATAGGGAGGTTCACGAACTACACGCCATTTACGGCGCCCATAGTAGAAGTCTACCAACAAATTGCAGACAAGGGGATCCTGCCAAGGCCTAGATCACTAAAAGAGAGAACAGGAGGCAACAAAAACCTTTACTATGATTACCACAAGGGATATGGGCACAAGACCCAAGACTGCTTTGATCTCAAAGATGCCTTGGAACAGGCCATTAGAGAAGGAAAACTAAGCGAATTTTCCCAGCTCCTCAGGGAGCCGAGGAGGCGGGAAATGGAGCGCTCTGAGGAAGAACGGAGTCGAGCTGTCAAGCCAAGGCAAGAACTCCCAGGAAATGAAGGCAACCCCCCAACGTTCGTAGTTAACATTGTGGTCGGGCGTGACAGCCCCCCCAAATCCAAGTCG